In Symmachiella dynata, the following are encoded in one genomic region:
- a CDS encoding M3 family metallopeptidase, which yields MTSNTDTLEYNPLLQHAGLPLFNAIQPEHVVPAVKHCIAEAEKQLADIEQNATPTWDGIMQPLEELDQPFEQAWGPVGHLLSVQNSPEIREAHETVLQDVVNFGLRVGQSQPIYKALKAIKDGDVWATLSETQRRIVDDKLLNAELAGVGLEGEALERFNQIARDLSKLSTDFSNHVLDATKAWSLTVTAAADVEGWPESLKQLTAQSYNQAKDEDEPAATPEAGPWRVTLDGPVVQPFLQHSRNRGQREQVFRAYLTRASSGEWDNTDIITRTLQLRQQKAALLGYQNFAQLSLAKKMAPSVEAVLTLSEELRAASYDNAQQDLEDLKELAAASGQTEELLHWDVAFWAERLREQKFDYTDEELRPYFALPNVLEGMFGLVRRLFGIVVTAADGEAPVWQKDVRYFKIADEDGTPLAAFYLDPYSRPENKRGGAWMDDCLSRRMLDGEVQLPVAHLVCNSTPPVGDKPSLMTFREVETLFHEFGHGLQHMLTTVNEADASGINGVEWDAVELPSQFMENWCYHKPTLIGMTSHVETGEPLPDELFEKICAARNFRAGSMMLRQLSFGITDLELHSNFDPDGTETIFDVQRRVAETTSVLPLLPEDRFLCAFSHIFAGGYAAGYYSYKWAEVLSADAFSAFEDAGLEDEAAVADTGRRFRNTILSQGGSRHPMEVFEDFRGRQPSTEALLRHNGLLG from the coding sequence ATGACATCCAACACGGACACCTTGGAATACAATCCGCTACTGCAACATGCGGGGCTGCCGCTGTTTAACGCGATCCAACCTGAGCACGTGGTGCCGGCGGTCAAACATTGCATTGCCGAAGCTGAAAAACAGTTGGCCGACATCGAACAAAATGCCACTCCCACCTGGGACGGCATCATGCAGCCGCTCGAAGAGTTGGATCAACCCTTCGAACAAGCCTGGGGGCCGGTGGGGCATCTGCTGAGCGTGCAAAACTCGCCGGAAATCCGTGAAGCCCATGAAACCGTGCTGCAGGATGTCGTGAATTTCGGACTCCGCGTTGGGCAAAGCCAACCGATCTACAAGGCGCTTAAAGCGATCAAAGACGGGGATGTCTGGGCGACGTTATCAGAAACGCAGCGGCGTATCGTCGACGACAAATTGCTCAACGCCGAATTGGCTGGTGTTGGCTTGGAAGGAGAGGCGCTCGAACGGTTCAACCAAATCGCGCGCGATCTTTCGAAACTGAGCACCGATTTTTCCAATCACGTGCTCGATGCCACCAAAGCTTGGTCGCTGACCGTCACCGCTGCGGCCGATGTCGAAGGCTGGCCGGAAAGTCTCAAACAACTCACCGCGCAGTCTTACAACCAAGCCAAAGACGAAGACGAACCCGCAGCCACACCCGAGGCCGGGCCGTGGCGAGTCACTTTGGACGGCCCAGTCGTGCAGCCGTTTTTACAGCACAGCCGCAATCGCGGGCAGCGCGAACAGGTGTTTCGGGCTTACCTCACGCGTGCTTCGTCCGGGGAATGGGACAACACCGACATCATCACACGCACGCTGCAACTCCGCCAACAAAAGGCGGCGCTGTTGGGATATCAAAACTTCGCGCAACTGAGCCTGGCCAAAAAAATGGCGCCGAGCGTCGAAGCGGTGCTCACACTCTCCGAAGAATTGCGGGCTGCATCGTACGACAATGCACAGCAGGATTTGGAAGACCTCAAAGAGCTCGCCGCCGCTTCGGGACAAACCGAGGAACTATTGCATTGGGATGTCGCCTTCTGGGCCGAGCGGCTGCGCGAACAGAAGTTTGATTACACCGACGAAGAATTGCGACCGTACTTTGCCTTGCCCAACGTGCTGGAAGGGATGTTCGGTTTGGTGCGGCGGTTGTTTGGTATCGTGGTCACAGCTGCGGATGGCGAAGCCCCGGTTTGGCAAAAGGATGTGCGTTACTTCAAGATTGCCGATGAAGACGGCACACCGTTGGCGGCGTTTTATCTCGATCCCTATTCCCGTCCGGAAAACAAACGGGGCGGCGCATGGATGGATGATTGCCTCAGCCGGCGGATGTTGGATGGTGAAGTGCAATTGCCGGTCGCGCATCTGGTCTGCAACAGCACGCCGCCGGTGGGGGACAAACCGTCGTTGATGACCTTCCGCGAAGTCGAAACCTTGTTCCACGAATTCGGCCACGGTTTGCAACACATGCTCACCACGGTGAATGAAGCGGACGCGTCGGGGATCAACGGTGTCGAATGGGATGCGGTCGAATTGCCCAGCCAGTTCATGGAAAACTGGTGCTACCACAAACCGACGCTGATCGGCATGACGTCGCATGTCGAAACGGGCGAACCGTTGCCGGATGAACTGTTCGAAAAAATCTGTGCGGCGCGCAACTTCCGCGCTGGTTCGATGATGCTACGGCAATTGTCGTTTGGCATCACCGATCTGGAACTGCACAGCAACTTCGATCCCGACGGGACAGAAACCATTTTCGACGTGCAGCGCCGCGTGGCGGAAACCACCTCCGTCTTGCCGCTGTTGCCCGAAGACCGTTTCCTGTGCGCCTTCAGCCACATTTTCGCCGGCGGTTATGCGGCGGGGTATTACAGCTACAAATGGGCCGAAGTCCTCAGCGCCGACGCCTTCTCTGCCTTCGAGGATGCCGGCTTGGAGGACGAAGCCGCCGTCGCCGACACCGGTCGCCGCTTCCGCAACACCATCCTCTCCCAAGGCGGCAGCCGTCACCCCATGGAAGTCTTCGAAGACTTCCGCGGCCGCCAACCCAGCACCGAGGCGCTGTTGCGGCACAACGGGTTGTTGGGATGA
- a CDS encoding acetylxylan esterase gives MRQRHLLAFVTVLAVALGVTEFALAGKISTVAGTGKPDNNVSQGRSDGVNIGQPFGVELGPDGALYITEVLNHRVWRLDRKTKKLTVVAGNGQKGYSGDGGPATEAMLNEPYEVRFDADGNMFFVEMQNHLIRRVDAKTGIISTVAGTGQQGYAGDGGPAIKAQFSRPHSIALDDNGGLYVADIGNHRIRRIDLKTGIVDSIAGNGEKTLPTDGAAVKGQPILGPRALDIDGQTMWIALREGHSIWKLDLASGKIQHIAGTGKKGFSGDNGPALEATFNGPKGIAVGSNGDVFVCDTENQVIRKIDPQTGMIATVAGAGPDVAKYNGDNRPALTAGLARPHGICVSPSDEIFIGDTLSHRVREVQPYDVSVSTDRENARYETAEPVDFQIDVLKYGQPATSGRVNYTLTKDGLTALTVGRAELQGKPIHVRGVMPEPGFLRCVVKVTPKAGRPLTAIAAAAVSPEMIQPSLPAPEDFDEFWAMQKERLAAVPATAEVTPVKSPDEEIETFDVQVNCLGPTPVSGYLARPKNAAPKSLPALLYVHGSGVRSSSLGNAVEGARMGLLALDINAHGIPNGRPAKFYRDLATGKLKTYRHDGRDSRDTSYFLGMYLRLMRAMDFLTAQPEWDGKILIVSGHSQGGGQSLVAAGLEPRVTAIAVGVPAMCDHSGRVINRINGWPKLVPIDDAGQPEAAALEASRYFDAVNFAARTDADAILSIGFIDAVCPPTTNFAAYNQLRGEKQTVERPAMGHAAPQDIKDEFKQFIRNHIEKQK, from the coding sequence ATGAGACAACGTCATCTGCTCGCATTCGTCACCGTATTGGCTGTCGCCTTAGGCGTGACGGAATTTGCCCTCGCCGGAAAGATATCGACTGTAGCGGGAACCGGCAAACCGGACAACAACGTCAGCCAAGGCCGCAGCGATGGCGTGAATATCGGACAGCCGTTCGGCGTGGAGCTTGGACCCGATGGGGCACTCTACATCACTGAGGTGCTCAATCACCGCGTGTGGCGATTGGATCGAAAAACCAAAAAATTGACCGTAGTTGCGGGTAATGGCCAAAAAGGGTACTCCGGCGACGGCGGCCCGGCGACCGAAGCGATGCTCAACGAACCGTACGAAGTTCGTTTTGATGCCGACGGAAATATGTTCTTCGTCGAAATGCAAAATCACCTCATCCGCCGCGTCGATGCGAAAACGGGAATCATTTCCACTGTAGCGGGAACGGGCCAGCAAGGTTATGCCGGTGACGGCGGACCGGCGATTAAAGCTCAGTTTTCCAGACCACACAGTATTGCCTTGGATGACAATGGCGGATTGTACGTGGCCGACATCGGCAATCACCGCATCCGTCGTATCGATCTCAAGACAGGTATCGTCGACTCGATTGCTGGCAACGGCGAAAAAACTTTGCCAACCGACGGTGCAGCGGTAAAAGGCCAACCCATTCTTGGGCCGCGCGCCTTGGATATCGACGGCCAAACCATGTGGATTGCACTGCGCGAAGGACACAGTATTTGGAAATTGGATCTGGCCAGCGGCAAAATTCAACATATTGCCGGAACGGGTAAAAAAGGATTTTCCGGTGACAACGGCCCCGCGCTCGAAGCGACGTTCAACGGCCCCAAGGGCATTGCTGTGGGGAGCAACGGTGACGTATTCGTTTGCGACACCGAGAACCAAGTCATTCGCAAAATCGATCCACAGACCGGCATGATCGCCACCGTGGCCGGAGCTGGACCGGATGTCGCAAAGTATAACGGCGACAATCGTCCGGCACTCACAGCAGGGTTGGCGCGTCCGCACGGGATCTGCGTGAGTCCCAGCGATGAAATCTTCATTGGCGATACCCTCAGTCATCGCGTACGGGAGGTGCAACCTTACGATGTGAGTGTTTCGACCGATCGCGAAAACGCGCGTTATGAAACCGCCGAACCGGTTGATTTTCAAATCGACGTACTCAAATATGGCCAACCAGCGACGTCGGGCCGGGTGAACTATACATTGACCAAGGATGGCCTGACGGCATTGACCGTTGGGCGAGCGGAACTACAAGGGAAACCGATCCACGTTCGCGGTGTGATGCCCGAACCAGGGTTTTTGCGCTGCGTCGTGAAGGTCACGCCCAAAGCCGGTCGCCCCTTAACGGCCATCGCCGCAGCGGCGGTCAGTCCCGAAATGATCCAACCCAGCTTGCCGGCTCCGGAGGATTTCGACGAGTTCTGGGCGATGCAAAAGGAGCGGCTCGCCGCTGTGCCTGCGACGGCTGAAGTCACGCCGGTCAAGTCACCGGATGAGGAGATTGAGACATTTGACGTGCAGGTCAATTGTCTCGGCCCCACACCTGTGTCGGGGTATTTGGCGCGGCCCAAAAACGCAGCGCCCAAAAGTTTGCCCGCGTTACTCTATGTGCATGGCTCTGGGGTGCGAAGTTCTTCGTTGGGCAATGCCGTCGAGGGGGCGCGGATGGGATTGTTGGCGCTCGACATCAACGCCCATGGCATCCCCAACGGCCGTCCGGCGAAATTCTATCGCGACTTGGCGACCGGTAAGTTAAAAACCTACCGTCACGATGGACGCGACTCGCGCGATACGAGTTACTTTCTCGGCATGTATCTGCGGCTGATGCGAGCAATGGACTTTTTGACCGCGCAACCGGAATGGGATGGCAAGATTTTGATCGTCAGCGGACATAGCCAAGGGGGCGGACAATCCCTGGTGGCTGCGGGATTAGAACCGCGCGTGACCGCCATTGCTGTCGGCGTCCCCGCGATGTGCGATCACTCCGGACGCGTGATCAATCGCATCAACGGTTGGCCCAAACTGGTGCCGATCGACGATGCCGGCCAACCCGAAGCAGCGGCTTTAGAGGCGTCGCGGTATTTCGATGCGGTGAACTTCGCTGCCCGAACCGATGCGGACGCGATTCTAAGCATCGGCTTCATCGATGCCGTCTGCCCGCCCACGACAAACTTTGCCGCCTACAATCAACTCCGCGGCGAAAAACAAACCGTTGAGCGCCCCGCCATGGGCCACGCCGCCCCGCAAGACATCAAAGACGAATTCAAACAATTCATCCGCAACCACATCGAAAAGCAAAAATAA
- a CDS encoding phenylacetate--CoA ligase family protein encodes MTTNHPDPRSLTREEIRKIQSERLVEMLAEIIPQNSFWTTRFEEAGIDPATIRSVDDLPRLPTVTKAEILADQAAHPPYGSNLTYHVDMYSRLHQTSGTTGAPMRWMDTPTCWNWLMRCWSQIYQIIRLTPQDRLVFPFSFGPFLGFWAGFEGAVRLGNMCLPGGGMSSQARLELIEQHGATFVCCTPTYALRLAEIAREQGIDLAGNSVRIILVAGEPGGNIPATRRAIETAWGARVIDHWGMTEVGALAVESIDRPGSLYMLETECIAEIIDPATGQPVAVGEEGELVVTNLGRHGSPLIRYRTGDRVRAAIPAADDDLQMLSLDGGILGRTDDMITIRGNNVYPSKLEGILREFDDIVEYRIEVSTRKSMHHVKIEIEPQPHIQDSEAKFQLASKLAEAIKDRQNFHAEISIVPSGSLPRFELKGRRFFRVE; translated from the coding sequence ATGACGACCAACCATCCCGATCCCCGCTCCCTCACCCGCGAAGAAATCCGCAAAATCCAGTCCGAGCGGCTGGTTGAAATGTTGGCGGAGATCATTCCCCAAAACTCGTTTTGGACGACTCGTTTCGAAGAGGCGGGAATTGATCCAGCCACGATCAGGAGCGTCGACGACCTGCCGCGATTACCAACGGTGACCAAAGCCGAGATTCTCGCCGACCAAGCGGCACATCCGCCGTACGGGTCCAACTTGACCTACCACGTCGATATGTACAGCCGTTTGCACCAAACCTCAGGCACGACCGGAGCGCCGATGCGTTGGATGGACACGCCGACCTGTTGGAATTGGCTGATGCGTTGCTGGTCCCAGATCTATCAAATCATTCGTCTCACGCCGCAAGACCGGTTGGTGTTCCCGTTTTCATTCGGGCCGTTTCTAGGATTCTGGGCCGGGTTTGAAGGAGCGGTCCGGTTGGGAAATATGTGTCTACCGGGTGGAGGCATGAGCAGCCAGGCGCGACTGGAATTGATCGAGCAACACGGCGCCACGTTTGTCTGTTGCACGCCGACTTATGCGCTGCGGCTAGCCGAAATCGCGCGCGAACAGGGCATCGATCTGGCCGGCAACTCGGTCCGCATTATCTTGGTAGCCGGCGAACCGGGCGGAAATATCCCCGCAACGCGACGCGCCATCGAAACGGCCTGGGGCGCGCGGGTCATCGATCATTGGGGAATGACTGAGGTCGGCGCGCTGGCCGTGGAAAGTATCGACCGCCCCGGCAGCTTGTACATGCTGGAAACCGAGTGTATCGCCGAGATCATCGACCCCGCGACGGGACAACCGGTGGCCGTAGGCGAAGAAGGGGAGCTGGTCGTCACAAATCTCGGCCGTCACGGCAGCCCGCTCATCCGTTACCGAACGGGGGATCGAGTCCGCGCCGCTATCCCGGCAGCCGACGACGACTTACAAATGCTCAGTTTGGACGGCGGAATTCTGGGCCGCACGGACGACATGATCACCATTCGCGGCAACAACGTTTATCCTTCCAAGTTAGAAGGGATTTTGCGAGAGTTCGACGACATCGTCGAGTACCGCATCGAAGTCAGCACGCGCAAATCGATGCATCACGTAAAAATCGAAATCGAGCCGCAGCCGCACATTCAAGACTCGGAAGCCAAATTTCAGTTGGCGTCGAAATTGGCTGAGGCGATCAAAGACCGTCAAAATTTCCACGCAGAGATCAGCATCGTCCCCAGCGGCAGCCTCCCCCGCTTCGAGTTAAAAGGCCGCCGTTTTTTCCGTGTGGAGTAA
- a CDS encoding polysaccharide deacetylase family protein: MVHVIGTYLPRMLRHVIWDPLWKMPSQGKNLYLTFDDGPDEVATPQLLEILDRHQASATFFLRGDHAEQRPQMVRDMLSAGHAIGNHTYSHANAWKVSSDEYKAELERATDILQQLTGEPIRWMRPPFGRITPATLTWCKHAGQKLVMWDVLPGDFTPTATAAHVAQWTHNRIRPGSIVCLHDNPKSRAVTPAAMAELLPRLQDDGWQLCALPAVREFIPAIREGEAPAEPRMPHARAHREASEKINRQA, translated from the coding sequence ATGGTTCACGTCATCGGCACTTATTTGCCCCGCATGCTTCGCCATGTCATCTGGGATCCGCTTTGGAAAATGCCCTCCCAGGGGAAAAATCTGTATTTGACGTTCGATGACGGACCAGATGAGGTCGCCACGCCGCAGCTGTTGGAGATCTTAGACCGCCATCAGGCCAGCGCCACGTTTTTTCTAAGAGGCGATCATGCCGAGCAGCGGCCGCAAATGGTGCGGGACATGCTCTCCGCAGGGCATGCCATTGGCAATCACACCTATTCGCACGCCAACGCCTGGAAGGTGTCCAGCGACGAATACAAAGCGGAATTGGAACGTGCGACCGACATCCTGCAGCAATTGACTGGTGAGCCAATCCGTTGGATGCGCCCCCCGTTTGGACGCATCACGCCGGCCACATTGACCTGGTGCAAACATGCTGGTCAAAAGTTAGTCATGTGGGACGTCCTGCCGGGCGATTTCACACCGACCGCGACGGCAGCGCATGTCGCACAATGGACACACAACCGCATTCGCCCGGGCAGCATTGTTTGCTTGCACGATAACCCCAAGTCCCGCGCTGTGACGCCAGCGGCGATGGCGGAATTGTTGCCGCGGTTACAGGATGACGGTTGGCAACTTTGCGCGCTGCCCGCTGTTCGCGAATTCATCCCAGCGATCAGGGAGGGCGAGGCTCCCGCCGAGCCGCGCATGCCTCATGCGAGGGCACACCGCGAAGCATCAGAAAAAATCAATAGGCAAGCTTAA
- a CDS encoding M20 metallopeptidase family protein, protein MKLTSWWGLTPKQRSATNKVHDIFYPQFQPSIFNALKVLENTITVLFAAIAAKIQDVMQTTFGRCYQVIDDSVSEMDAELTELRRFLHAHPEPSGEEVQTTRLVLGRLEEAGLEPHICHGGLGLIADLELGHPAADAPRIAVRADMDALRLVDEKDVPYASQNHGVTHACGHDAHTTITYAAAKTAIQLRAAMAECEPGVGVKMRFIFQPAEETCEGAKSLVEQGVLKGVDAILALHLDPERPVGDAGVRDGFLTANCDEIDFFIQGRGGHAARPHHSIDPIAAASQLVGALYQYIPRSVDSRDPAVFTVGKILGGYAANVIPESVELLGTLRTIGRDTRSRIIQRIREITHGVSESSGVKITVEFRNPLASVDNDKNINRLLTQAARDVLGDSHVKQIDKPSMGSEDFGVYLEHVPGAMYRLGCAAPNCPAHFLHSPKFDIDERVLQLGPRIFLRAALLISQELKAVSEG, encoded by the coding sequence ATGAAATTGACCTCTTGGTGGGGATTGACGCCCAAGCAGCGGTCTGCGACAAATAAAGTCCACGACATTTTCTATCCACAATTCCAGCCGTCGATTTTCAACGCTCTCAAAGTTTTGGAAAATACGATTACGGTTCTCTTTGCCGCGATTGCGGCCAAAATTCAGGACGTTATGCAAACCACATTTGGCCGTTGCTACCAAGTCATCGATGATTCGGTCTCTGAAATGGATGCCGAATTGACGGAACTCAGGCGATTTTTACACGCTCATCCCGAACCGAGCGGCGAAGAGGTGCAGACCACGCGGTTGGTGCTGGGCCGCTTGGAGGAGGCGGGACTGGAACCGCATATCTGTCACGGCGGATTGGGGCTGATCGCTGACCTTGAACTGGGGCACCCTGCTGCCGATGCACCGCGCATCGCCGTGCGAGCCGATATGGACGCGCTGCGGTTGGTGGATGAAAAGGACGTCCCCTACGCTTCGCAAAACCATGGCGTCACGCACGCCTGTGGTCACGATGCTCATACAACCATCACCTACGCCGCTGCCAAAACAGCGATACAACTTCGCGCCGCCATGGCTGAGTGTGAGCCGGGGGTGGGGGTCAAGATGCGTTTCATTTTTCAACCGGCGGAAGAAACCTGTGAAGGGGCGAAATCGCTGGTGGAGCAGGGGGTGCTCAAAGGGGTGGACGCCATCCTCGCCTTGCATCTCGACCCCGAACGGCCCGTTGGCGATGCCGGCGTACGGGACGGATTTCTGACGGCCAATTGCGATGAAATCGATTTCTTCATCCAAGGCCGGGGAGGACATGCCGCTCGGCCACATCACTCGATCGATCCTATCGCTGCCGCGTCGCAATTGGTCGGGGCGTTGTACCAGTATATCCCCCGGTCTGTGGATTCACGCGACCCCGCGGTCTTCACCGTCGGCAAAATCTTGGGGGGTTACGCCGCGAATGTCATTCCCGAAAGCGTGGAACTGCTCGGCACGCTCCGCACTATCGGCCGCGACACACGTTCGCGCATCATTCAACGTATCCGCGAGATCACGCATGGCGTGAGTGAATCGAGTGGCGTAAAAATCACCGTCGAATTCCGCAACCCACTGGCATCGGTCGACAACGATAAAAACATCAATCGCCTGCTCACCCAGGCCGCTCGTGACGTGCTGGGCGACTCGCATGTCAAACAGATTGATAAACCGAGCATGGGCTCAGAAGATTTCGGCGTCTATTTGGAACATGTACCGGGCGCTATGTACCGGCTGGGCTGTGCTGCTCCCAATTGTCCAGCGCACTTTTTGCATTCGCCAAAATTCGACATCGACGAGCGAGTGCTCCAACTCGGGCCGCGTATTTTTCTACGAGCGGCGCTACTGATTTCTCAAGAACTGAAAGCCGTTTCCGAGGGGTGA
- a CDS encoding carboxylate-amine ligase, which translates to MTMPSLEFKRNDYPTVGVEIELQLVDAETMALSNSISDILAELPAEIEARVKPELMQSYLEINTGICNTVNDVERDLRSVLQQVEAITDNLNLKLFWGATHPFSSWRDQKITVNDRYYRLVELMQDVARRLVTFGLHVHVGVDTGDKAIMICDRMMRHLPLFLALSANSPFWEGRNTGLHSNRSKIMEGLPTAGLPSQMRNYSEYVWLVRHLEETGFINSVREIWWDVRPHNNFGTVEIRMCDMPARLDQVLALTALTQCLVVALSREIDNGTYQSEYHPMMVEQNKWRATRFGSDARLVNSDDYKTYSVQETTDNLVDLLLPIAKDLDCLERLESVRDLPKQTGADQQLEIFAETNSRKEVVQQMLAANHWAK; encoded by the coding sequence ATGACGATGCCGTCTTTAGAGTTTAAACGTAACGATTATCCCACTGTCGGCGTGGAAATCGAATTACAACTCGTCGACGCCGAAACCATGGCCTTGTCGAATTCGATTTCTGATATCCTGGCGGAACTTCCCGCGGAAATTGAAGCGCGGGTCAAACCGGAGCTGATGCAGTCGTATTTAGAAATCAACACCGGCATCTGCAATACCGTCAACGACGTCGAACGCGACCTCCGTTCGGTCCTGCAACAGGTCGAAGCGATTACCGACAACTTAAACCTGAAGCTCTTTTGGGGAGCGACGCATCCCTTTTCTTCCTGGCGGGATCAAAAAATCACCGTCAACGATCGCTATTATCGCCTCGTGGAATTGATGCAAGACGTCGCCCGACGACTGGTGACATTTGGGTTGCACGTTCATGTCGGCGTCGACACGGGCGACAAGGCGATCATGATTTGCGATCGCATGATGCGACACCTGCCGCTGTTTTTAGCCTTGTCGGCCAACTCCCCCTTTTGGGAAGGCCGCAACACGGGGCTGCACTCCAATCGCTCTAAAATCATGGAAGGCCTCCCAACGGCGGGACTCCCCAGTCAAATGCGCAACTACAGCGAATACGTTTGGCTGGTACGTCACTTGGAAGAAACCGGGTTTATCAACTCCGTCCGCGAAATCTGGTGGGATGTGCGACCGCACAACAATTTTGGCACAGTAGAGATCCGCATGTGCGACATGCCCGCCCGACTCGATCAGGTGCTCGCCTTGACCGCCTTAACACAATGCTTGGTGGTGGCACTCTCGCGCGAAATTGACAACGGCACCTACCAATCGGAGTACCATCCCATGATGGTCGAGCAAAACAAATGGCGGGCCACCCGTTTCGGTTCCGATGCCCGCTTGGTCAACAGCGACGACTATAAGACGTACTCAGTCCAAGAAACGACCGACAACTTGGTCGACTTGCTACTCCCCATCGCCAAGGACCTGGATTGCCTCGAACGACTCGAATCCGTCCGCGACCTCCCCAAGCAAACCGGCGCTGACCAACAACTAGAAATCTTCGCCGAAACCAACAGCCGCAAAGAAGTCGTCCAACAAATGCTAGCCGCCAATCACTGGGCGAAGTAG
- a CDS encoding excinuclease ABC subunit UvrC, with protein MTTPTKPTPPDPREKVRTFPTTPGVYLMKDGQGRVIYVGKAVNLRSRASSYFTEAAAIERRTAELVTQIRDIDFLEADSEVDALLMEARLIKDIQPTFNQELKDDKTFPYLEIFIREDFPRVEFTRTPQNRGTKLYGPFTNAKKLRGTIAVLQKIFRFRTCTLDIEDGDERWRWFRPCLLHSINQCTAPCNLRISKEDYRRDIARLRMFLDGKKARLLTDMRKEMEQASASLQFEKAVRLRDQLHLLESMNLRGDLEEHVQPEVFYIDPKKGVAGLKQIFKLEHPPRRIEGVDIAHLGGGETVASLVQFIDGMPFKSGYKRYKIRTVAGVDDFAAIHEVVARRLDRLRNEGESFPDILLIDGGKGQLSSAMAAMRALEIDPPFTISLAKREEEVYVPGEEEPRRLSRHSYGLRLLQYVRDEAHRFAQHYHHILRSKSTLGE; from the coding sequence ATGACCACCCCCACCAAACCAACCCCTCCAGATCCCCGTGAAAAGGTTCGCACCTTTCCCACAACGCCGGGGGTCTATCTGATGAAGGATGGGCAGGGGCGGGTGATTTATGTTGGTAAGGCGGTCAATCTGCGGAGTCGGGCTTCGAGTTATTTTACGGAGGCGGCTGCTATTGAGCGCCGTACGGCGGAATTGGTGACGCAAATCCGTGATATTGATTTCCTGGAAGCGGATAGCGAAGTCGATGCGTTGTTGATGGAAGCGCGGTTGATTAAGGACATTCAGCCGACCTTCAATCAGGAATTGAAGGACGACAAAACGTTTCCCTATTTGGAGATTTTCATTCGCGAAGATTTCCCCCGCGTAGAATTTACCCGCACACCACAAAATCGCGGGACGAAGTTATACGGGCCCTTCACCAATGCCAAGAAGTTGCGAGGCACGATTGCCGTCTTGCAAAAGATCTTTCGCTTCCGCACTTGTACACTCGATATCGAAGATGGCGACGAGCGCTGGCGGTGGTTTCGGCCCTGTTTGCTCCACAGCATCAATCAATGCACGGCGCCCTGTAATTTGCGAATCAGTAAGGAAGATTATCGCCGCGACATTGCCCGCTTGCGAATGTTTCTCGACGGCAAAAAGGCGCGATTGCTCACCGACATGCGGAAGGAAATGGAACAGGCGTCCGCGTCACTGCAATTTGAAAAAGCAGTGCGGCTGCGCGATCAATTGCATTTGCTGGAGAGCATGAACCTCCGCGGCGATTTGGAGGAGCACGTGCAACCGGAAGTGTTTTATATCGATCCCAAAAAAGGAGTCGCTGGGCTGAAGCAGATTTTCAAATTGGAGCACCCGCCCCGCCGTATCGAAGGGGTCGACATTGCCCATCTGGGAGGGGGCGAAACGGTGGCGAGCTTAGTGCAATTTATCGACGGTATGCCATTCAAAAGCGGCTATAAACGTTACAAGATTCGCACGGTTGCAGGCGTCGATGATTTTGCCGCCATTCACGAAGTCGTCGCCCGGCGATTGGACCGCCTGCGCAATGAAGGCGAGTCGTTTCCCGATATACTGCTGATCGACGGCGGCAAGGGCCAACTCAGTTCCGCAATGGCGGCCATGCGCGCCCTGGAGATCGACCCGCCGTTTACGATTTCGCTCGCCAAACGTGAGGAAGAAGTCTACGTCCCCGGCGAAGAAGAACCCCGCCGCCTGAGCCGACATTCCTACGGTCTGCGGCTGTTGCAATACGTCCGCGACGAAGCCCACCGTTTCGCACAGCACTACCACCACATCCTGCGCAGCAAATCAACGCTGGGCGAATAA